The Grus americana isolate bGruAme1 chromosome 5, bGruAme1.mat, whole genome shotgun sequence region GAGCTGGAGCTCAGCGCCGAAGAGGCGGAGCGGCTCCAACGGGCCTTCCGCGACGAGCAGTTCCGGGCGCTCTTCGCCGAGTATGCGGCGGAGCTGGCCGACCCGGAACAGCGACGGCTGTACGAGGAGGAGGTGGCGGCTCTGGAGCGGGAACGCGGCGTCGAGGTCCGTTTCGTCCACCCCGCGGCGGGCTACGTGCTGCGCACCAGCCAGGCCGGCTCCCGCCGCTGCTACCTCAACGTCTGCAGCAACCCGCACGTCGGGGTGCCCCAGGCCCGCGCCGAGCCCGGCGGCCAGCGCTGGGCCCTGCCCTACAGCCTGGCACCGGGCCGTGAGGAGCTGGGCCGCGGCGGCCACCGCCGCCTGGTCTACGACGTGGTTTTCCACCCGGCGGCGCTCCGCCTggccgcccgcagcccccgctTCCGCCGCCTGCTCAGCGACACGGCGCTAGACGCCGTGGAGCGCCACTGCGCCGTGCAACTCGACCGCGCCAACGCCGCCGTCCTCCGCGGCTCCAAGTACAAGGGCGTCCCGCAGGCGCCCGTCATCCGCACCCCGCTGCCCGGcggcgccccgccgccgcccgccgccggcgACTCCCCGCTGCCGCCCTTCCCCTttccgcccgccgccgcgccgccgccgccgccaccagcCGACCCCCCGGCGGCTCGGCCCGGTGGCCCCACCACACCGCGCTGGAGCATCCGGCACCGCTCCTACGTGGACCTGCAGGACCACCGGTGCTGTCGCGACTCGGCGCCCAGCCCGGTGCCGCGGGAGCTGGTGGTGACGGTGGAGCTGCCGCTGCTACGCTCCGCCGCCCAGGCCGCCCTGGAGATCCGCGGCCGGGAGCTGCGCCTCGACTCGCAGCGTCCCGCCTATCGCCTGCGCCTCCGCCTCCCCTACGACGTGGACGAGAGCCGCGGGCGGGCCGCCTTCAACAAGGCCCAGCGGCAGCTCGTGGTCACGCTGCCAGTGGTGCCGCGGCCTGGCCCGCAGGAACAGCTAGGCCCGGGCGGGGAGCGGCTACAGGAGGCCGAGCCCGGTGCGGAGGGGCTGGGCGAGCCGCCGGCAGCTGAGGGGGGCAGCAGGGCGGCTCCTCCCCCGGGCCCCGGCGGAGGCGGCGCGGCCCGGAGCACGTGTGGCGGCGGGGAATCTGCCGAGCACCCCGCGGATCCACCCGCGGGCAGCgacccgccgccgccccgctccggcGCCGCTTCCCCCGCTCCGAGCGCCAGCCCCGAGCCGGCCACAACGAGCGGCCTCGGCGGGGACGCCACTCTGTGCCCTCCCGAGAGCCAGGCCTCGCCAGCGGCAGAGAGCAGCGCTGGTGACATGGCTCTTCCCCAGGGCTCTGGCAGCCCCGAGGCCGCCGTGTGCCCTCCCTTCCAGTGCCGGCAGGACGAGGCCTCCCTCACCCTGCTCCTGCATGTGCCTGGCATCCTGCCCCAGAGCCtcagtggggctgtgggcaCGAACCACTACCACCTCCGCTTCTCCAGTGACGCTGGCACCTATGCCCTCTTCTTACAGTTTCCTCCCGCAAACAGGCTGGCGTCCCCCGAGACCAGCGTTAGCGTCTCTGCCCACAACGCTGCTGTTGGGCTTGCCAAGGCCCCCGGCAGCACCGGGCCCTGGGAGAAGTTCTGCTTCGGCCTTGATGCCTCCGCTCTGCAGGTAACAGCTTTGAAATGGCAGGGTTGGTGCGTCACGCTCCCCAGAGTGCCACTGCTTCCCTGCAGTGCGTGACTTCTGTTTGGATTCGTTTATGAATGATGTCTTGGGGAACTGTTAGGTTATCGGTCTGAGTTCAGAAGTTGGTAGTGATGGAAGCTGCTTCCCTCAGAGAGCCGTTACCAGATGTAAGTGGAACAATCTAATTAGCGCTAGTCTTGTATGAGCAGTACGAAGGTCACATTGCAAAGCTGACATATTCGTCCTTGGAATTGAAATGACTTCTACCTCCCGcgctgatttttttctaagggAAATTATGATGAATGCAAATGGAGCCTGCCCTGTGTCCTTAGTATCAGACCATGTAAGCTGCTCATGCAGCCTATTCACCTGAAGAAAGGAGATGTCTATAATACACCAGAcctacacacacatgcacagagtGTTGTGAAATGCAGGTGTGTGGAGTGAGTGTACCTGTGGCTGTATTTCAGGACAGAACTCCCATTTACAGCCACAGGAACACCCTTTATTAGTTCAGCGAGAGCAGTACAGCGAAGAGCAGCTGTGAACTGCTGTCGATTGCCATTTTTCTGGGCTAGTTCTTCATCTTCTTACCAGTCTGGATAGGATTCTAGTTtagatgttttattattttatgggTCATTAGGCAGTGATGCTCGCTGTGGCGGGAGGAGGTTGGCACGCTTGCCGAGAACTGGCAGTGTCCCTGCGAAGGGATGCTCAGTGCTTCAGCCACATGATTTTTGAGATTGTCTTTGTTTTAGAAcaataaaatactttgcagGTTGGGTCACTGTGGGAGTGCAAGTCCAGAAAACCAGCAGGCTTAAAGTATATCCACTGGGGCAGTGGCTTGGAGTATCCTAATTGCTCCATCTCTACAGTTAGAAAATGCTGCAAGATTCTGAAAGATATTTATCCAGTTAGTATATGTGCAGCTGAATCgtcacattttatttcccatttagCAGGCTGCATACCTTTTCTGTAATAGCAACTCCTCAGAAGGAGGAGCTGATCATTTCAGGTAAGTATCGAAGATGATGAATTTATTGCGAACCACCTATGCTGTGCGTTTCCTTTGCTTTTACCGGATCAGGAGCCTGCACGTCTGTGCAAGTGGGGCCGCAAAACATTTGGCGCTACTGTTAATTGGTGTGATCAAGTACTGGGTGCCGATGTGATGTCAAATAAGCCATCATGCAAACTACTGCCCTTCTCTGTATAGGTACAGAAGGCATGGGGTAGGAGCTACAGGCGTTGTATCCGTTTTTTCAGATAGTCTGAATATCCATcaatgtgtgtctgtgtgcttgCTTGTTTTATGGCGTGTAGGCCTAACCGCGGGTTTTCAGGGAAAACAACAGCTTTCTGTGACTCTagctgaaaattcagtttggGAACAGGAAATTCTGCTGCAGTATCTCTTTAGTACTGTGATTGATGGACATTTCTGTGTGCTTTGATCTCTGTGTAATGATTGAAAGCAGTTGGTATGTGCATTTGTTATTGTGATTGGAGGAACATCTTTCGAGTAAATTGTTAAAAGGGCATGCAGTAATGGGATTTTGGTCAATATTACATTTTTGTGAGTTAAAAAATCTTTGAATGTGCTGAATTTATTATgtattgcaaaatgttttgggtgGAGTAGCAGGAGGAGATTTGGCATTAGTCATAGGCCTCCTAGCTATTCATTCATGTAGCAGGCTAAAAACGATTGATTTCTTCTGGAGTTCTTTTGGATACAGGCCTTGCAAATTGAAGCAGCTGAAATAGTCTGAAGtcatttgttctgttttctttcttctaactATGCTATTTCCCAAAAGTGCCTGTGCCAGCACTGATAGCTGCCTTCACTCAGAGTGAAgtgagaaaaattaatatttaattagaGCTACCATTATATGCTGTCTTCTGTCCATTAACTATTTGCTCATGGTAGCTTCTCTTCTACTTACGTTGATTTCTTCCGTTTGTCTGCTGTCATCTCTggtgtttttctgctttgcatctCTTTGTATAAATCAGAGCTACGGTTCTTGCATTGAGATCTGCAAGGAGTTACATCAGTCATAGAAGAGTGTTTTAGGAATGCACACAGCAGCAGCGCTGTGTTTAATGACTTTAGGGAGCTTTCGGCAGCCCAGGCGAGCAGGAATTTTATCCTGCACCTCCCAGTCGCACTGCTGTCTACTTGTGTGTAATCTCTTCTCCCACAGTTGCCAGAGGATAGTACATGGCAAAAAGAGAGGCTGGTGTTTTGTTACAGATATGAAATTCCTATTCTGCTGTCTTCTGGGAAGTTGCTTCTTGCCAGAGACCAAGGGTTTCTGTGGTGTGTCAGGGAGCAGATTCCTCGCCGAGTTAGTTAACTTCAGAAATCTGCCCGACTCGGCGACGGCTCGTGCCACAGTGGCTGTTACAGGACCCCGTTAGGCTGCCTGTGTAATTATCTCCCATTAACTTGCCAAACAGCCGGGAAAATGTGTTACGGTAATTGTTCACTGCATGAACAGAACGCATCTCATCGGCATCCTTGTCCCTGGACTGTGATGTAGTGCAGCGTGTATCGCTTGATTTCGATTGCCTGTGGGCCTCTGCCCAGATCAACATGTACGATAACGGTGCTGGTAATTGCACAGTCCAGCCTTGTGTGCTTGTGATGTTCCTCTTACCGCACTGGCCGCCTTTCTTGTTGGAAATTGGTCCAATACAGATATTGGTAGAAGAGTGTGTTGAACTTGTCCTTAGGATACCGTTCTTGAAACAGAATTTCAAGgactggttttccttttgtagTCAGATAGGTTTGAATCCCTGTGCTGAAAGACGATATATTTAGAGCTCAGTTTCCATAGATGCTGAGCAGTCTGAATTCCCACCCCAGCAAGTGCTTATTTTGAGCAAGTCTTTACAGTGCAACAGTCCTCCCCGGACTTTAACTGTGTCATTGCAAGAATTCCTTCTTTTGGTAGCTCTTGATGTTGCTTTGGTTTTACTGCTTTCCCATATGATTGATAGTCAGCTCTCTGCTAACTTTTTATCAGCGGTTGCAGCCgttgcttctctttctctcgGAGTAGTTTTGCTCCTTGACTAAACCTTAACATCCACACACTTGTCATGGTGAGCAGAAATCCTATAGATAAAGATCCTGTAACTTTGGACTTTGTGGACCGGAGTCACGTATTTCAGGGGTTTAAAAGTTATCTTTTGTCCCCAGCCTTGTGCTCAGTCGCTGCCCCAGAGACCACACGGCATTGATCTTCCTGCCGGGCTGGCTCCAGGCCCTGTTTTTCCAGGGCAAGAGGGACCCATGACCTGAGGAAGTTGCCTGGCTTCCCCGCTGCCAGAATCACTGTCTGCTCTCTGCCTCAAGGACCAGCTGTGGGCTCTGTCCCTCCATTGCTCTCTATCGCAGTTCATCCACTAGTGCCTTCAACATTTCTCACTTCCATTTGTTTAAATCCTCAGGCCTAGGAAAACTCCTGTGTCAGAGAGTCCCCCTTCATTTTAAGACAACAGAGCCTGGGAAGtaaatgatgaaaaaagaaTGATTGAGAGTTCAATAACCATTAATAACATTTGTAAGCCTGCCAGGCAAGGTTTCCGAGAACAACATGTCCCAGAATGTCCTGGTTTATGGCAGAGCTGAAGTTGGGAAATTACTGAAATCATGCCTTTGTAAAGCACCACCGTGTAATGTTTGGTCTCTCAGGGTTAAATGCTCAGttcttaacagaaataaaaaccagttTTCTGGTGGGTGTATCTGAACTACTGAGACTTGGAGGTTTAGTTATACTAGCATGTGAAACACGTTTGGTAGATAATTAATTCTGCCTGCGGTTTTGGGGTCATGTGTGCTGATTTTCATGTGATTGGAAAAAGATTGGTTAAAGTAATAATTCCCTGTCATGCTGATCCACACCCTTCCTGCCCTTCTCCGTGGACTGAAATGACTTTGTTCAGAGGATGCGTGCTCGCTCTCTTGGTTGGCGCTTCCCTCCTGGGGTCCCCTCCCTGTAGAGGGAATCACTGCAGTCAGCCTATCCCTTTTATTATAAAAGCCTGTGTTCTGTTATGGAGAATATTTAGATTTGACTTGGGTAAACCCCCATGGGGCTCCAGAGAACAGCCGGGAGCAAGCAGTGTTTCCTCTGCTTTACTATGCCTTGAGATTATGGGGTTTTTAACATTTacagtatgaaaaatattatacaAAACATTAATGCTTCATTCAAACCATGAGCTAATCAGGAGTTGCACTGTTTGTGAGGATTACTCAACACAGGTATGTAAAAGGGAATTGCATAGCGATACGAAAGCTTTGTTTAACTTCTGTGTGAATGCTGATGCCTTCATGGAGAAATGTTTTAGACGGATGTGTTACTGAGCATAAAAAAAGAGGTGTGATTTTTCTGCTTGGCACAGCCACCAGTGCCTTGTGAAGGAGGTCCTTTCGAagctcttgctgctttttccttcagaaagcagCTGGGAAATAACGCTGAAGCCCTGTGAGCTCTGCTTGCTGCACGTACCTACTGTCACGTGTTGTTTCCTAACCCTTGGACTTTTGTCTGCTACTTTGGCAACAGGTATGCTGTGGGGCAGCTCCTGCAAGACAAACACCCGCTATGACCGCTTTGCACAAAAACCCCCATGGGAGCAATATTTTTAGTTGTCTTTACAACAGAGGGACTGTCAGTCCTTGTAACTAATCCTCTTGTTGTCTCGTTGAAGACTGTATTTGTCTTGTATGTGCTGTCGGATCCGTTGCACCCAGGCAGACCTCGTGCTCTCCAGCCATGCTGGACACGCGcctggcatggggctgctgagaGGCCACGTATTCCCTGGAAAAGAAATCATCTGTGGGTGGCAGGGCTACGTTGTTCCCGGCACTGAGAGCCACGGGCTAGATATGCTCCCCTGGGCACGCTGCCTGGGGCTGTCCTTGTGCTCCCTGATCTCAGAGCTGGGCTTTTGTGGATAAATGAATTTCTTGGTGTGAGAGTCAGCCAAGCATGAAACCTTGAGAGCCGTGTTGGGAAGTATAAGATGCATTGACATTTTAAGCCTGTGCCACCTTTCAGGGAGAAATCTGTACCCGAGAGCTGCATGGATGCTGCGGTATGCTCGCAAGTCCAAACAGAGGTGCTGGACCTCAGCTGGCTGGGGCAGTGCGGCTAGCTGTACTGCTGCATCTAGGGTTTGCCCCTCGTGCCAAGCTATTTTGAGTGG contains the following coding sequences:
- the DNAAF2 gene encoding protein kintoun, producing the protein MAMAGAGRLEELELSAEEAERLQRAFRDEQFRALFAEYAAELADPEQRRLYEEEVAALERERGVEVRFVHPAAGYVLRTSQAGSRRCYLNVCSNPHVGVPQARAEPGGQRWALPYSLAPGREELGRGGHRRLVYDVVFHPAALRLAARSPRFRRLLSDTALDAVERHCAVQLDRANAAVLRGSKYKGVPQAPVIRTPLPGGAPPPPAAGDSPLPPFPFPPAAAPPPPPPADPPAARPGGPTTPRWSIRHRSYVDLQDHRCCRDSAPSPVPRELVVTVELPLLRSAAQAALEIRGRELRLDSQRPAYRLRLRLPYDVDESRGRAAFNKAQRQLVVTLPVVPRPGPQEQLGPGGERLQEAEPGAEGLGEPPAAEGGSRAAPPPGPGGGGAARSTCGGGESAEHPADPPAGSDPPPPRSGAASPAPSASPEPATTSGLGGDATLCPPESQASPAAESSAGDMALPQGSGSPEAAVCPPFQCRQDEASLTLLLHVPGILPQSLSGAVGTNHYHLRFSSDAGTYALFLQFPPANRLASPETSVSVSAHNAAVGLAKAPGSTGPWEKFCFGLDASALQERLFVSEENVDGFLGTVLCPSFCSQSALESQPLIEVLDVTEDRIQIRLKPQEAVHSERDGKEQTLSSSGGNLAEKTNGDYSQTKAETNCTAADTAEGERATETNKTSTSSATAETIGKVGCSSHHCLQHEPSDTGSAIPGESRRKEPDLESAVTVGEMAAAADSEKAAGLLLEGQAKAEGDGAAAPAGLARGNQHSSDSRPASPLLQEVSTQDGSVQIIRDHVTHCPVAFQNPLLYELD